The following proteins are co-located in the Bacteroidota bacterium genome:
- a CDS encoding zinc ribbon domain-containing protein produces MPTYQYLCKNCGHQLEELQSIKEPPLTQCPECKQEALLRIVGSGSGVIFKGTGFYKTDYVKSERNEAKSSGAEEKKKDSGTPSPAADTKTPPASPSDSGKKKDEM; encoded by the coding sequence ATGCCAACATATCAATACCTCTGTAAAAACTGCGGACATCAACTTGAGGAACTGCAATCCATCAAAGAACCCCCTCTCACCCAATGCCCCGAATGCAAGCAGGAAGCGCTTTTACGCATTGTCGGTTCGGGTTCGGGCGTAATATTCAAGGGGACGGGCTTTTACAAGACCGATTATGTCAAGAGTGAGAGAAACGAGGCCAAATCATCCGGCGCCGAGGAGAAGAAGAAAGACAGCGGAACCCCTTCGCCTGCAGCCGATACGAAAACACCGCCTGCCTCCCCGTCTGATTCCGGAAAGAAGAAGGATGAGATGTGA
- the lptB gene encoding LPS export ABC transporter ATP-binding protein produces MTPETHFVQTSRILRSENLVKAYKKRTVVNTVSIDVRQGEVVGLLGPNGAGKTTTFYMVVGMVTPDSGKVFLDDVEITKVAMYKRARMGLGYLPQEASVFRKMTVEENLMAVLQMMDLSHTRRKQRCEELMNDFSITHIARSKGYMLSGGERRRTEIARSLATEPKFILLDEPFAGIDPIAVEEIMRIVARLKQRNIGVLVTDHNVHETLSITDRAYLLFEGKILMSGTAEALANDPEARKLYLGEKFKLDRYE; encoded by the coding sequence ATGACACCCGAAACCCATTTCGTACAAACGTCCCGGATTCTCCGTTCGGAGAATCTTGTCAAAGCGTACAAGAAGCGCACAGTCGTGAACACCGTCAGCATTGACGTGCGGCAGGGCGAAGTCGTCGGATTGCTCGGCCCGAACGGTGCGGGAAAAACAACGACGTTCTATATGGTGGTCGGAATGGTCACGCCCGACAGCGGCAAGGTGTTTCTGGACGACGTTGAGATTACAAAGGTTGCAATGTACAAGCGGGCACGCATGGGTTTGGGGTATCTGCCGCAGGAAGCATCCGTGTTCCGGAAGATGACGGTGGAAGAGAATCTGATGGCAGTGCTGCAGATGATGGATCTCAGCCATACCCGGCGCAAGCAACGGTGCGAGGAATTGATGAACGATTTCAGCATCACGCATATCGCGCGCAGCAAGGGGTACATGCTGTCGGGAGGTGAACGTCGCAGGACGGAGATCGCACGATCTCTTGCAACAGAACCGAAGTTCATTCTGCTCGACGAGCCGTTTGCAGGCATCGACCCGATTGCCGTCGAGGAAATTATGCGGATTGTGGCACGACTCAAGCAACGCAATATCGGCGTTCTGGTCACGGATCACAACGTGCACGAAACACTATCGATAACCGATAGAGCCTATCTTCTCTTTGAAGGAAAGATCCTGATGTCCGGAACAGCCGAAGCGCTTGCCAACGATCCCGAAGCGAGGAAGTTGTACTTAGGCGAAAAATTCAAACTCGACCGCTACGAATAG
- the lptC gene encoding LPS export ABC transporter periplasmic protein LptC, producing the protein MRFCILFVLSLALLGCEEKVKPSVVALPDEELPSQESWNSTITFSDSAKVKAILWAGHIAQFSARRNTLLSDSLRVDFFDADQHHTSVLTARRGKVDDATQDFVAYDNVVVVSDSGTTLKTDSLFWNNSTRKITTQAFVDIVSPTEHIMGHGMESDQNLKNYKIFRVTGSAVTKE; encoded by the coding sequence ATGAGATTCTGTATCCTTTTTGTCCTCTCGCTTGCGCTGCTGGGATGTGAAGAGAAGGTCAAGCCTTCGGTGGTAGCACTTCCCGACGAAGAACTTCCAAGCCAAGAAAGCTGGAACAGTACAATTACCTTTTCCGATTCCGCCAAAGTCAAAGCCATCCTGTGGGCGGGTCACATTGCGCAATTCTCTGCCAGACGGAACACACTTCTTTCCGACAGCCTTCGCGTGGATTTTTTTGATGCCGATCAGCATCACACGTCTGTTCTTACCGCAAGGCGGGGCAAAGTAGATGATGCCACGCAGGACTTTGTAGCGTACGACAATGTTGTCGTTGTTTCCGACAGCGGAACAACATTGAAAACCGATTCATTGTTCTGGAACAATTCCACCCGAAAGATTACAACGCAGGCCTTTGTTGATATTGTTTCTCCAACGGAACACATTATGGGACATGGAATGGAGAGTGATCAGAATCTGAAGAACTACAAGATCTTCCGTGTTACCGGCAGTGCGGTAACGAAGGAATGA
- a CDS encoding KpsF/GutQ family sugar-phosphate isomerase, with protein MKADSDINIIEEGKKVVRIEAQSVAELEKRIDANFARAVELILQCTGRVIVTGVGKSGIIARKIVATMNSTGTPAMFLHPSDAIHGDLGMVRKNDVVVCISKSGNTDELSHLLPMFKRLGVPIVSIVGRLNSPLAQDSTVVLDASVEEEACPHDLAPTSSTTATLVMGDALAIALLNKRQFTKEDFALYHPAGMLGKRLLLKIDELMVTGDGIPRVGLNASVREAIMEITTKRLGCTLVLEEDGTLAGLVTDGDLRRLLQKTSDITNISVVDAMTRKPKTVPLGSLAVVALQEMETYNITQIVVVDSTGRPVGVVHLHDLVKTGLVGDDAA; from the coding sequence ATGAAAGCCGATTCTGATATCAACATCATCGAGGAAGGGAAGAAGGTCGTTCGCATCGAGGCACAATCTGTTGCCGAATTGGAGAAACGTATTGATGCGAACTTTGCCCGCGCTGTTGAGTTGATTTTGCAATGCACGGGAAGGGTCATCGTTACGGGTGTCGGCAAGTCGGGCATTATCGCCCGGAAGATTGTCGCGACGATGAACTCAACCGGTACGCCTGCAATGTTCCTCCATCCTTCCGATGCCATTCATGGCGATCTTGGTATGGTGCGCAAAAACGACGTCGTTGTCTGCATTTCCAAAAGCGGCAACACGGATGAACTCAGCCACTTGTTGCCGATGTTCAAGCGTCTCGGTGTCCCGATTGTTTCGATTGTCGGCCGATTGAATTCACCGCTCGCTCAAGATTCCACGGTTGTTCTTGACGCATCAGTCGAAGAGGAAGCGTGCCCGCATGATCTCGCGCCGACATCTTCGACAACCGCTACGCTTGTGATGGGCGATGCACTGGCAATTGCGTTGCTGAACAAGCGCCAGTTTACGAAAGAAGATTTCGCTTTGTATCATCCCGCGGGAATGTTGGGCAAGCGATTGCTTCTCAAAATCGATGAATTGATGGTAACAGGTGACGGCATTCCCCGAGTCGGGCTGAATGCCTCGGTGCGGGAGGCGATCATGGAAATTACTACAAAACGTCTTGGCTGTACCCTTGTGCTTGAAGAGGATGGTACACTTGCCGGGTTGGTAACAGATGGCGACCTTCGTCGGCTCCTTCAAAAGACCAGCGATATCACCAACATCAGCGTCGTTGATGCAATGACGCGCAAACCGAAAACCGTTCCGCTTGGGAGCCTTGCAGTCGTTGCGTTACAAGAGATGGAAACGTACAACATCACGCAAATTGTTGTGGTTGACAGTACAGGTCGGCCGGTTGGCGTCGTTCATCTTCACGATCTTGTGAAAACCGGTTTGGTAGGAGACGACGCCGCATGA
- a CDS encoding HAD hydrolase family protein codes for MITRQSLSRKAKRIKFILLDVDGVMTDGGIYYTADGVELKRFNAHDGYGIAHARDLGIKFGIISGRDTPVVTRRAKDLKIAELHQGRVDKVTVFRDIQKRHKLADNEFCFVGDDVFDLPLLELVGLSIAPANAVAEVKKRVDYVCKAGGGDGAVREAVDMILSLQKK; via the coding sequence ATGATTACCCGACAATCCCTTTCACGCAAGGCAAAGCGCATCAAGTTCATTCTCCTTGACGTTGACGGAGTGATGACGGACGGAGGTATTTACTACACGGCCGACGGCGTGGAACTCAAGCGCTTCAACGCGCACGACGGTTACGGCATTGCGCATGCACGCGATCTCGGCATTAAATTCGGCATCATCAGCGGGCGCGACACGCCGGTGGTGACGCGCCGTGCAAAAGATTTGAAAATTGCCGAACTTCATCAGGGCAGGGTGGACAAGGTGACGGTGTTCAGGGATATCCAGAAAAGGCACAAGCTTGCGGACAACGAGTTTTGTTTTGTGGGAGATGATGTGTTCGATTTGCCGCTGCTCGAATTAGTCGGGCTCTCGATTGCCCCCGCAAATGCTGTCGCTGAAGTAAAGAAACGCGTCGACTATGTCTGCAAGGCAGGTGGCGGCGACGGCGCTGTGCGCGAAGCAGTTGACATGATTCTCTCCCTTCAAAAGAAATGA
- the kdsA gene encoding 3-deoxy-8-phosphooctulonate synthase: MNTIRIRNIEIGQGKPLVLFAGPCVVESREVTMQTAKVVKEIARKHNTPVVFKSSYKKANRTSGKSFVGIGMDEALKILAEVKREFDLSILTDIHTEPEAAVAAEVADVLQIPAFLCRQTELLQAAGRTGRVVNIKKGQFLAPEDMKHAAAKVEETGNKNILFTERGTTFGYNNLVVDMRSLKIMRELGYPVVFDATHSVQLPGGDKSAAQTAGQPEFIFPLARAAAAVGIDGLFVEVYPDPKKALSDAASQLRLELLDGLLREVTAIDKIVKQFA; encoded by the coding sequence ATGAATACGATCCGAATCAGAAATATAGAAATAGGACAAGGCAAACCGCTTGTGTTGTTTGCCGGACCATGCGTTGTGGAAAGCAGGGAGGTGACAATGCAGACGGCAAAAGTAGTTAAGGAGATTGCCCGTAAACACAATACTCCCGTTGTCTTCAAATCATCCTACAAAAAGGCGAACCGGACGAGCGGCAAGTCATTTGTTGGAATTGGAATGGATGAAGCGTTGAAAATTCTTGCCGAGGTGAAGAGGGAGTTCGATCTTTCCATTCTTACCGATATTCACACAGAGCCGGAAGCCGCCGTCGCCGCCGAAGTTGCCGATGTACTTCAGATTCCTGCGTTCCTCTGCCGGCAAACAGAACTGCTGCAAGCAGCCGGACGAACTGGCCGCGTCGTGAATATCAAGAAGGGACAATTTCTTGCGCCCGAGGATATGAAGCACGCCGCCGCCAAAGTCGAGGAGACCGGCAACAAGAATATTCTGTTCACGGAACGGGGAACAACGTTCGGCTACAACAATCTTGTGGTAGATATGCGTTCACTGAAGATCATGCGTGAACTTGGATATCCGGTTGTATTTGATGCGACGCATTCTGTTCAATTGCCCGGCGGCGACAAGTCGGCGGCGCAGACGGCGGGGCAGCCGGAGTTTATTTTTCCTCTTGCGCGAGCCGCTGCTGCTGTTGGTATTGACGGGCTTTTTGTAGAAGTCTACCCCGACCCCAAGAAAGCTCTGAGTGATGCGGCAAGCCAGTTGAGGCTGGAGTTGCTTGACGGGCTTCTTCGAGAGGTAACCGCAATTGACAAAATCGTAAAACAATTTGCATGA
- a CDS encoding dicarboxylate/amino acid:cation symporter: protein MPRKLKLHHKILLALVLGAIFGAVFNISKYKLEITYRLDKTETASKVVERWKEISFKDKETMTVKAAFGAEDQLRILSYVGKLSAADKAKLIVNVTPETGDPMSFENVRKIEKVKTIAVLIKPVGTLFIRLLMFVAIPLVLSSLLVGAASLGDIKKVGSIGSKTVGFYMITIVTAITMGLLLVNTIQPGTRLSTDSREKLMVNFEANIADKIQEETSIDLVDLLMRIVPTNPVEAMSRGDMLAIIFFALMLGVSLTMVSKQKSEPVIRFFDGVSDTMIRMVELILVIAPYGVFALIAAVVGEFGFDILQTLAWYVGTLLLAYALHQFITLGLLVRIFGGMNPATFFRGIKDVMLIAFSSSSSAASLPVNMDCCQKNLGVPKKITSFVLPLGATINMDGTSMYQAVAAVFIAQVYGIDLNIGAQLTIILTAVLASIGTAPVPGVGIVMLIIVLRSVNIPEEGIALILGVDRFLDMCRTVLNVTGDAVVTVIMARQEGVLGKPNPDAIDV from the coding sequence ATGCCACGTAAACTGAAACTCCATCATAAAATCCTGCTTGCCCTTGTTCTCGGGGCCATTTTCGGCGCCGTCTTCAACATCTCCAAATACAAACTCGAAATCACCTACCGTCTCGACAAAACGGAGACGGCATCCAAGGTCGTCGAGCGCTGGAAGGAAATCTCGTTCAAGGACAAAGAAACGATGACGGTGAAGGCAGCGTTTGGCGCTGAGGATCAGTTGCGAATCCTGTCGTATGTCGGCAAACTATCTGCCGCCGACAAGGCCAAGCTGATTGTGAACGTTACGCCCGAAACCGGCGACCCGATGAGTTTCGAGAACGTGAGAAAGATCGAAAAGGTGAAGACGATAGCCGTTCTCATCAAACCCGTCGGAACGTTGTTCATCCGCCTACTGATGTTTGTCGCAATCCCGCTTGTGCTGTCGTCGCTGCTTGTCGGCGCAGCAAGTTTAGGCGACATCAAGAAAGTGGGGAGTATCGGGTCAAAAACCGTCGGCTTTTATATGATAACGATTGTCACCGCGATCACCATGGGCTTGCTATTGGTGAATACCATTCAGCCGGGAACCCGGTTGAGTACGGACTCGCGTGAAAAACTCATGGTCAACTTTGAGGCGAACATTGCGGACAAGATTCAGGAGGAAACCTCGATCGACCTCGTCGATCTGCTGATGCGTATTGTCCCGACGAACCCGGTGGAGGCGATGTCTCGCGGAGATATGTTGGCGATCATCTTCTTTGCGCTAATGTTGGGAGTTTCGCTGACGATGGTGTCGAAACAGAAATCCGAGCCCGTTATCCGCTTCTTCGACGGTGTGAGCGACACAATGATCAGGATGGTGGAATTGATTTTGGTGATTGCACCATACGGCGTGTTTGCCTTGATTGCCGCGGTGGTAGGCGAATTCGGATTCGATATTCTCCAGACGCTTGCGTGGTATGTCGGTACGCTTCTTCTCGCGTATGCACTGCATCAGTTCATCACGCTCGGATTGTTGGTCAGGATTTTTGGGGGAATGAATCCGGCAACATTCTTCCGCGGCATCAAGGATGTGATGCTGATTGCGTTCAGTTCCAGCTCAAGCGCGGCGTCGCTTCCGGTGAACATGGACTGTTGCCAGAAGAATCTCGGCGTTCCCAAAAAGATTACCAGTTTCGTCCTTCCTCTCGGCGCAACGATCAATATGGATGGAACATCAATGTATCAGGCGGTTGCTGCCGTATTCATTGCGCAGGTGTACGGCATTGACCTGAACATTGGCGCACAGCTTACGATTATCCTGACGGCTGTGCTGGCATCAATTGGTACCGCACCGGTGCCGGGTGTCGGTATCGTCATGCTGATTATCGTGCTGCGTTCGGTCAATATCCCGGAAGAAGGCATCGCACTGATTTTAGGCGTTGACCGGTTTCTCGATATGTGCAGAACCGTGCTCAATGTTACGGGCGATGCGGTTGTTACCGTTATTATGGCACGGCAGGAAGGCGTGCTTGGCAAACCAAATCCTGATGCCATTGATGTTTGA
- the ispE gene encoding 4-(cytidine 5'-diphospho)-2-C-methyl-D-erythritol kinase, producing the protein MSFLRAYAKINLGLRILEKRPDGYHNIETVFHRIDLFDEIELSSSPAIKVVSTSDEAPGDESNICHKAARLLRNHFGIRDGVCISINKKIPVGAGLGGGSSDAATVLRALPAFWNQSIDEESLRSIALQLGSDVPFFLGNGSAVGRGRGEILEYFSLALPYYILLCNPNIHVSTAQAYTKIRPATPDVPISLQEILLAHLHEPARLSELLRNDFESVVFEEYPTIGAVKHAMLEQGAVFALMSGSGSSVFGFFENEATAGRTADRFRSQGYRTFLTKPGFVPRIHEHSIAY; encoded by the coding sequence ATGTCATTCCTTCGCGCCTACGCCAAAATCAACCTCGGGCTTCGCATCCTCGAAAAACGTCCCGACGGCTACCACAACATTGAGACAGTGTTTCACCGGATTGATCTGTTTGATGAGATTGAGCTTTCGAGTTCGCCTGCAATCAAAGTCGTGAGTACGTCGGATGAGGCGCCGGGGGATGAGTCGAACATCTGCCACAAAGCTGCACGGTTGCTGAGGAATCACTTCGGCATTCGTGACGGCGTGTGCATTTCCATCAACAAGAAAATTCCCGTCGGTGCCGGACTCGGCGGCGGCAGTTCGGATGCGGCAACGGTTCTTCGGGCGTTGCCGGCGTTTTGGAATCAGAGCATTGATGAAGAATCACTCCGCTCCATCGCTCTTCAACTCGGCTCCGACGTTCCGTTCTTCCTCGGAAACGGCTCGGCAGTAGGAAGAGGCCGGGGCGAAATTCTGGAGTACTTTTCGCTTGCGCTCCCCTATTACATTCTTCTCTGCAATCCCAACATTCACGTCTCGACGGCTCAAGCGTACACGAAGATAAGGCCGGCAACCCCTGATGTTCCCATTTCTCTGCAGGAAATTCTCTTAGCGCATTTGCACGAACCGGCCCGCTTATCGGAGTTGTTGCGGAATGATTTTGAGTCTGTTGTATTCGAAGAATATCCGACTATTGGAGCGGTGAAACACGCAATGCTCGAACAGGGCGCGGTGTTTGCGCTGATGTCGGGAAGCGGCTCGTCGGTATTCGGATTTTTTGAGAATGAAGCAACAGCAGGACGGACAGCCGACCGATTCCGTTCACAAGGGTACCGTACATTTCTCACGAAGCCGGGATTCGTGCCCCGGATTCATGAACATTCAATTGCATATTGA
- a CDS encoding response regulator has translation MDDIRILLIEDDIVDRLAFKRHIERENIPFRFDIADSFARALPLLRAQRFDAVISDYHLGDGTALDVCEQAKSIPLIIITGAGNEEIAVRAMKAGAYDYLIKDPERNYLNMLPLTVQKAVDSNRAKKQRDMLLHAIMHTNDTVFVTDVTGTIQFANKAFCESYGYTEEEVVGLHERAVCDEHSDGETIHRRKNGTEFYVSLSRSIVRDEHDAVTAIVTVGRDITERKRSEEALRASEEQYRDFFNDDLAGAFTSAPNGRLLSCNPSFARIFGFDSVEEALAFNLIGLYPKSRQFAEVRDLLRVNLKLEHQELQLRRRDGSQVFVIQNVIGKYDAAGELTEIKGYVFDNTRHKLLEEQLRQAQKMESIGTLAGGIAHDFNNILAIIMGHAHILLKGDPELIRKANSVDTINRAVQRGTKLVKQILTFARRNETVFEPVDLNHVIQELQKMLSETFPKIIDFRLQLDPALPATIADSNQVHQALLNLCVNARDAMPNGGTLGIETELIRGLFLRERYPEAHEHMYAGIRVSDSGTGMPPEVLNRMFEPFFTTKEIGKGTGLGLAVVYGVTRSHSGFVDVTSEPGKGTTFTLYFPVRREDVEHEAKAEQMQADQSSGGETILVVEDEQLLLDLVKGLLESKGYKVLSAVDGLEAINIYSSKKDEIDLVLTDLGLPKIDGWEAFQRMKEINPNVKVVFASGYIDTTLRSNLLRAGAKDLVQKPYLPDEILNRVRELVSREAESICN, from the coding sequence ATGGATGACATCCGGATACTCCTCATAGAAGATGACATCGTCGACCGGCTTGCGTTCAAGCGGCATATCGAACGGGAGAACATTCCTTTCCGGTTCGACATCGCGGATTCCTTTGCCCGCGCCCTGCCGCTTCTTCGCGCCCAACGCTTCGACGCTGTTATTTCCGACTACCATCTCGGGGACGGAACCGCCCTTGACGTGTGCGAGCAGGCGAAGAGTATTCCCCTCATTATCATTACCGGAGCAGGGAATGAGGAGATTGCCGTCCGAGCCATGAAAGCCGGAGCGTACGATTATCTTATCAAAGATCCGGAACGCAACTATCTCAACATGCTTCCGCTGACTGTTCAAAAAGCCGTCGATAGCAACCGGGCAAAGAAGCAACGCGACATGCTGCTTCACGCGATCATGCACACGAATGACACGGTTTTTGTGACCGATGTGACCGGCACTATTCAGTTTGCAAACAAAGCATTTTGCGAATCATACGGCTACACCGAGGAAGAAGTAGTCGGATTGCATGAGAGAGCCGTATGCGACGAGCATAGCGACGGTGAAACGATCCACCGCCGCAAGAACGGAACCGAATTCTACGTTTCGCTGTCCCGCTCGATTGTGAGGGATGAGCATGATGCGGTCACCGCAATCGTTACGGTCGGACGCGATATTACCGAGCGAAAACGTTCCGAAGAGGCGTTGCGGGCAAGTGAGGAACAGTACCGGGATTTCTTCAATGATGATCTGGCCGGAGCATTCACTTCCGCGCCGAACGGGCGGCTGCTCTCGTGCAATCCTTCGTTTGCGCGTATCTTCGGCTTTGATTCGGTTGAAGAGGCGCTGGCCTTCAACCTCATTGGGTTGTACCCGAAATCGAGACAGTTTGCGGAGGTTCGGGATTTGTTAAGAGTAAATCTGAAACTCGAACATCAGGAACTTCAACTTCGTCGGCGGGACGGTTCACAGGTGTTTGTGATTCAGAATGTCATCGGAAAGTATGACGCCGCCGGCGAGTTAACAGAAATCAAGGGATACGTGTTCGACAACACGCGTCACAAGCTGCTCGAAGAACAACTCCGCCAGGCGCAGAAAATGGAAAGCATCGGCACGCTTGCCGGAGGCATCGCGCACGATTTCAACAACATACTCGCCATCATCATGGGGCACGCCCACATTCTGCTGAAAGGCGACCCCGAATTAATCCGCAAAGCGAACAGCGTCGATACGATCAACCGTGCCGTTCAACGCGGCACGAAGCTCGTGAAGCAAATTCTGACGTTTGCCCGACGGAACGAAACCGTCTTTGAACCTGTCGATCTGAATCATGTGATTCAAGAACTGCAGAAAATGCTGTCGGAAACATTTCCCAAGATCATCGACTTCCGTCTTCAACTGGACCCCGCGCTGCCCGCTACCATTGCAGACTCCAACCAGGTCCATCAGGCGTTGTTGAATCTGTGTGTCAATGCGCGTGACGCAATGCCGAACGGAGGCACGCTCGGCATCGAAACAGAATTGATCAGAGGGTTGTTCCTGCGTGAGCGTTACCCTGAAGCGCATGAACACATGTACGCAGGCATCCGTGTCAGTGATTCCGGTACAGGTATGCCTCCCGAAGTTCTCAACCGGATGTTTGAACCGTTCTTTACAACGAAAGAAATCGGGAAGGGAACGGGGTTGGGACTGGCGGTGGTGTACGGAGTTACAAGAAGTCATTCAGGGTTTGTTGATGTGACGAGCGAACCGGGGAAAGGAACAACATTCACACTCTATTTTCCTGTCCGACGTGAGGATGTTGAGCATGAGGCAAAAGCCGAACAAATGCAAGCTGATCAATCGTCAGGCGGCGAGACGATTCTTGTCGTTGAAGATGAACAGCTTCTGCTCGATCTCGTGAAAGGATTGCTGGAAAGCAAGGGATACAAAGTACTTTCAGCGGTCGATGGTCTTGAAGCAATCAACATCTACTCAAGCAAAAAAGATGAGATTGATTTGGTTCTCACCGACCTCGGACTTCCGAAGATTGATGGATGGGAGGCATTCCAAAGGATGAAAGAGATCAATCCGAACGTGAAGGTTGTTTTCGCGAGCGGGTATATTGACACAACGTTGCGTTCGAACTTGTTGAGGGCGGGGGCGAAGGATCTGGTCCAGAAACCATACCTGCCTGATGAAATTCTCAACCGGGTACGCGAGTTGGTGAGCAGGGAGGCGGAGTCAATATGCAATTGA
- a CDS encoding response regulator produces MKTDETILLVEDDVVDAMTVKRALREINVTNNLVVKANGEEALSYLRDTGNPRPCIIILDLNMPKMNGLELLKALKQDEHLRRIPAVVLTTSKAEQDRFESFNLSVAGYMIKPVEYPQFVDVVRNINLYWTLSELPD; encoded by the coding sequence ATGAAGACGGACGAAACCATACTTCTTGTTGAAGACGACGTTGTTGACGCGATGACGGTCAAGAGGGCACTGAGAGAAATCAACGTGACAAACAATCTTGTCGTGAAGGCGAACGGCGAAGAAGCCCTGTCGTATCTTCGGGATACCGGCAATCCGAGACCGTGCATCATCATTCTCGATCTCAACATGCCGAAGATGAACGGACTTGAACTGCTTAAAGCACTGAAGCAGGATGAACATCTCCGGCGCATTCCGGCTGTCGTCCTCACAACATCGAAAGCTGAGCAGGATCGGTTCGAGTCATTCAACTTGAGTGTTGCCGGATACATGATCAAACCGGTGGAATATCCTCAGTTTGTTGATGTCGTGCGCAACATCAATCTCTACTGGACGCTGAGCGAACTACCCGACTAG